The proteins below are encoded in one region of Chroococcidiopsis sp. SAG 2025:
- a CDS encoding SDR family oxidoreductase, with the protein MDLSDNTVLVTGGGTGIGLAIAKHFLDAGSEVVICGRRADKLAEVQAAHPGLKTCVADVANATSREELIVWAIAEYPDFNVLVNNAGIQRRERFAIDPADWSSRQQEIAINLEAPVHLAALVLSQFRAQPKAAIINVSSGLAFVPALFAPVYAATKAAIHSFTVSLRAELDTTSIQVIEIAPPAVNTDLGGVGIHTDGVPVDVFVDSVMARVAAGELEVGYGFSETARRASREQLNDRFAEFVASMK; encoded by the coding sequence ATGGATCTTTCTGACAATACGGTACTAGTCACCGGTGGCGGCACTGGCATCGGTCTGGCGATCGCAAAACATTTTCTTGATGCGGGTAGCGAAGTCGTCATCTGCGGTCGTCGTGCAGACAAGCTGGCTGAGGTGCAGGCGGCACATCCCGGATTGAAGACCTGCGTGGCTGATGTCGCAAACGCCACAAGTCGCGAGGAACTAATTGTCTGGGCGATTGCCGAATACCCAGATTTTAATGTACTGGTTAACAATGCTGGAATTCAGCGACGGGAGCGCTTTGCAATCGATCCTGCCGACTGGTCGAGCCGTCAGCAGGAAATCGCCATCAATCTAGAAGCACCAGTCCATCTCGCGGCGCTAGTGCTGAGTCAATTTCGCGCACAACCAAAAGCGGCGATCATTAACGTCTCTTCGGGTTTAGCTTTCGTGCCAGCCCTGTTTGCACCCGTCTATGCTGCCACTAAGGCTGCTATTCATTCATTTACCGTATCTTTGCGGGCTGAACTAGACACTACCTCGATCCAAGTCATCGAGATCGCACCGCCTGCAGTGAATACCGATTTGGGTGGAGTTGGAATTCATACCGATGGCGTTCCCGTGGACGTGTTTGTTGATTCGGTCATGGCGCGAGTTGCCGCAGGCGAACTAGAAGTAGGCTATGGCTTCTCCGAGACAGCACGCCGTGCCTCACGCGAACAGTTAAACGATCGCTTTGCCGAGTTCGTGGCATCGATGAAATAA